A window from Fibrobacter sp. UWB11 encodes these proteins:
- a CDS encoding fibrobacter succinogenes major paralogous domain-containing protein, giving the protein MKKLFAICAVSVFFLVACGGDSGNNANSDEPESSSSVKSSSSSAKSSSSVTVATSCKTEKKDNCEYGSLTDDRDGQTYKTVKIGEQIWMAENLNYEERNSYCYNDSAEYCAKYGRLYTWAAAMDSAESWSSNGRYCGFNKTCSSKNPVRGICPKGWHLPSDQEFKTLFEAVGGKSTAGTALKSTSGWHNEGSGTDAFGFSALPAGDRETSGRRDADVVFNNEGNGTYFWSSAEFDKINAHGLCLKDYHGDAYLDLVRKSYSFPVRCIQD; this is encoded by the coding sequence ATGAAAAAGTTATTCGCAATATGTGCCGTGTCTGTGTTCTTTCTTGTCGCTTGCGGTGGCGACAGTGGCAACAATGCCAATTCAGACGAACCTGAGTCCAGCAGTTCCGTCAAAAGCTCTAGTAGCAGTGCGAAATCAAGCAGTTCGGTGACTGTGGCGACTTCGTGCAAAACCGAAAAGAAAGACAATTGCGAATACGGTTCGCTGACCGACGACCGCGATGGTCAGACTTACAAGACCGTGAAAATCGGCGAACAGATCTGGATGGCTGAGAACCTCAACTACGAAGAACGAAATAGTTACTGCTATAATGATTCTGCAGAATACTGCGCCAAGTACGGTCGCCTTTACACCTGGGCTGCTGCGATGGATAGTGCGGAATCATGGAGCTCAAATGGCCGGTACTGTGGCTTCAATAAGACGTGCTCGTCGAAAAACCCAGTGCGCGGAATATGTCCTAAGGGCTGGCATCTGCCTTCCGATCAGGAATTCAAAACCCTGTTTGAGGCTGTTGGCGGCAAATCCACAGCTGGTACAGCTCTTAAGTCCACCAGTGGCTGGCATAATGAAGGTTCCGGCACCGATGCCTTCGGGTTCTCGGCACTCCCTGCCGGTGACAGGGAAACTTCTGGCAGGCGCGATGCTGATGTGGTTTTCAACAACGAGGGCAACGGCACGTACTTTTGGAGTTCTGCAGAGTTCGACAAGATCAATGCGCATGGCTTGTGCTTGAAAGACTATCATGGCGACGCGTATCTGGACTTGGTCCGCAAAAGTTACAGTTTTCCAGTCCGCTGCATCCAAGATTAG